The genomic stretch TTCCGTTTGTTCCTCAGTAAATAAACCTGTTTCTTGTAAAAACTCTTTTAAGGGTTCGTAACCAGCAGCTGCATGGTTCTTTTGTTTACCTGTAACAAGGCGCCCGTAATCATGTACTGAGCAGGCTATGGCAGCCAGTTCCGGATCGATGCCCCGCTTCAAAGCCAGCAATTTTCCTATCGCGGTACAACTGGCCATATGAAGCCTTTCCCAGTTTAAAGAATAGTCACGATCCACATCCTTATTTTCAAACTCTGCGATCTTGGCAAGCATTTTTTCCTGTATGGTAAAAGCCTTCTCCACCACTCATTCCTCCCATCCAAATTGCCTTCAGATACTTATAATAACAATATTTAAAGATCCTAACAAGAAGACAGACTCCGTCTTAGTCAATTATGAAACTATTATCAAGTCTATTCTCTGTTCGTCCCGTACCGTCTTAATTACTGTGTATAGCAAC from Calderihabitans maritimus encodes the following:
- a CDS encoding HD domain-containing protein, which produces MEKAFTIQEKMLAKIAEFENKDVDRDYSLNWERLHMASCTAIGKLLALKRGIDPELAAIACSVHDYGRLVTGKQKNHAAAGYEPLKEFLQETGLFTEEQTELIAQSARNHSNKNEVGSPLEELVKDADVLDCYLHGVPLEREEQRHRLRQVLEEIKLSEMLSCKNCGQGSL